A window of Pseudomonas mucidolens contains these coding sequences:
- a CDS encoding sugar ABC transporter substrate-binding protein, producing MKLSAVRSITTLALASLIANHAWAAPKHEIYSLMPNTALSGVIDPDMPDRTSINKALPLKKKGERLRIGWTEITLGNPWFVSMIDDAKTIAKQYNYDIELQVADSDVAKQSAQVDNFITLGVDLIVIDPTDVLGSVSDVERAVAAGIPVITVGTAPDARAPVITTSTGNPYGSGFEAGRYVAAKTDPAKVINAAMVIGVMGNSTSESRLNGMISGIVYARSEERKLGLSREDAMLKGFKLFQQVKAKGSFNWPEGGFNVLAWGRGDWTEEGGLAATEDILSSQGDKLNLVLAENDFIAIGAINALENAGKKNSVMVASGAGSFRVALDLIKQGKLLVTATNSGSETGVAAIELIHQMLDKGLNANNLPLASYFPVTLITPDNVDTYIKADSLPPSTATVPPFRSIEQIKTAMK from the coding sequence ATGAAGCTGTCAGCTGTCCGTTCGATCACCACACTAGCTCTGGCGAGCCTTATCGCCAATCACGCCTGGGCGGCGCCCAAGCATGAAATCTATAGCTTGATGCCCAACACCGCGTTGTCGGGGGTGATTGACCCTGACATGCCGGATCGCACCTCGATCAACAAAGCCTTGCCACTGAAAAAGAAGGGCGAGCGCCTGCGCATTGGCTGGACTGAAATCACCTTGGGTAACCCTTGGTTTGTTTCAATGATTGACGACGCCAAAACGATCGCCAAACAGTACAACTACGACATCGAGCTGCAAGTGGCGGACAGCGATGTCGCCAAGCAGAGTGCCCAGGTCGATAACTTCATCACCCTGGGCGTCGATCTGATCGTGATTGACCCAACCGATGTTCTCGGTTCGGTATCCGATGTCGAGCGGGCGGTGGCGGCCGGGATTCCGGTGATCACCGTCGGTACTGCCCCGGACGCACGCGCGCCGGTGATCACCACCAGCACCGGCAATCCCTACGGCAGTGGTTTCGAAGCCGGGCGTTACGTTGCCGCCAAGACCGACCCGGCGAAGGTAATCAATGCGGCGATGGTCATTGGGGTGATGGGCAACTCCACTTCCGAAAGCCGGCTCAACGGCATGATTTCCGGGATCGTCTATGCCCGTTCCGAAGAGCGCAAGCTCGGGCTGTCCAGGGAAGATGCGATGCTCAAGGGCTTCAAGCTGTTCCAGCAAGTCAAGGCCAAGGGCAGTTTCAACTGGCCGGAAGGCGGCTTCAATGTGCTGGCGTGGGGCCGTGGTGACTGGACCGAAGAAGGGGGGCTGGCGGCCACGGAAGACATTCTTTCGTCCCAGGGTGACAAGCTCAACCTGGTCCTGGCAGAGAACGACTTCATTGCCATTGGTGCGATCAATGCCCTGGAGAATGCCGGCAAGAAAAACAGTGTGATGGTCGCGTCCGGTGCCGGCAGTTTTCGTGTGGCGCTGGACTTGATCAAGCAAGGCAAATTGCTGGTCACCGCCACCAACAGTGGTTCGGAAACCGGAGTGGCCGCCATCGAATTGATCCATCAGATGCTCGACAAGGGCCTGAATGCCAACAACCTGCCGCTGGCCTCGTACTTCCCGGTCACGCTGATCACACCGGACAACGTCGACACCTACATCAAGGCAGACAGCCTGCCACCGTCTACCGCGACCGTCCCGCCTTTCCGTTCGATCGAGCAGATCAAAACTGCGATGAAGTGA